The DNA region TGGTATCAAATTATGTTATAATTTTCATAGGGATGCTCTTAGTTCCTGTTTTTCATTTAAATATATTTGGTATTTTATTTTTGCTTGTTGCATATATCGTGTTTTTATTTTCTATGTTTAAAAAGGCATATATCATTAAGGAGACACACTAATGGGAGAAAGAGCTGAGTCATTTTTAGCTGCATTTAATCGAATTGAAAAATGGTTTCGTGAAGAGCTGAATAACCCGACTAATATGGGTTTCAGTGAAATGGTTCGGCGTTTAGCCAGGAAAAAGGATAGTCAAGTGCTGCACTTTCAGGATGATTTGCTGCAGATGGCTCAATTAAGGAATGCTATCGTACATGAACGAATTTCAAATGACTTTGTCATAGCTGAACCAAACGAATGGGCTGTTAGACGTATAGAAGAAATCGAACAAGCATTGATCAGCCCGGATAAGGTTTTACCGCGTTTTGCTAAAAAAGTTACGGGCTTTGATATCTCTATTTCGATCAAAGAGATTTTATCTATTGTTGCTAGGAAGCAATATTCTCAATTTCCTATTTATGATAAAGGTATTTTTAAAGGATTGATCACTGCCCGCGGATTAGGGATTTGGCTTGCTATCGAAAGTTCTCATGGAGATATTCATTTGGATGGACGCAAAGCATCCGAGCTTTTATTGACGAATTACAAAGAAAGTAATTATCAGTTTGTCGATCAAGAAACGACTGTATTTCAAGTGG from Enterococcus sp. 9D6_DIV0238 includes:
- a CDS encoding CBS domain-containing protein — its product is MGERAESFLAAFNRIEKWFREELNNPTNMGFSEMVRRLARKKDSQVLHFQDDLLQMAQLRNAIVHERISNDFVIAEPNEWAVRRIEEIEQALISPDKVLPRFAKKVTGFDISISIKEILSIVARKQYSQFPIYDKGIFKGLITARGLGIWLAIESSHGDIHLDGRKASELLLTNYKESNYQFVDQETTVFQVEEMFSTQVKLEAILITSDGNPNGNLLGIIRPRDIYNILEKE